The proteins below come from a single Elusimicrobiota bacterium genomic window:
- a CDS encoding DUF6094 domain-containing protein, with the protein MARLESVAKQGFYPTPEIVGDLITQYIQPTDKLFYALDPCCGEGTALKNLVSKIGSNGKSYGIEINSDRAKKSEQALDKVLNMDISDLNCPKGAFSVMLLNPPYDYDENGKRLEYVFLKATTKYLRTSGLLIYIIPQDQISCASEYLSANYKDIKVFQFPEKEYEAFGQVVIFGVKKDKASFDNETKQKLNHICWYDKSVSGERLAVLGYRAPSTKHQIPLYVIPQALLKDFNFNSLSVIIETAIKEADTDGLWKSGAFLQDLYGNTDENSTLNPLLPLKKGHLTLLIASGMFNNQVLEKKGKKVIVKGRTYKITDTSTDPTDDTSTETDRFITEISVLNLRTGELELVNNTAP; encoded by the coding sequence CGAAGCAGGGCTTTTATCCGACACCTGAAATTGTCGGCGATTTAATTACCCAATACATTCAACCGACTGATAAATTATTTTACGCACTTGACCCTTGCTGTGGCGAGGGGACTGCACTTAAAAATCTTGTTAGTAAAATTGGTTCTAACGGCAAATCATACGGAATAGAAATCAATTCTGATAGAGCAAAAAAGTCCGAGCAGGCGCTTGATAAAGTGCTTAATATGGACATCAGCGACCTAAACTGCCCGAAGGGTGCTTTTTCTGTTATGCTATTAAACCCGCCTTACGACTATGACGAAAACGGGAAGCGATTAGAGTATGTTTTTCTGAAAGCGACGACAAAGTATTTACGGACTTCTGGGCTTTTGATTTACATAATCCCGCAAGACCAGATTAGTTGTGCCTCCGAGTATCTGTCGGCAAACTATAAAGACATAAAAGTTTTTCAATTTCCTGAAAAAGAATATGAAGCATTCGGGCAGGTAGTGATTTTTGGAGTGAAAAAAGATAAGGCGAGTTTTGATAATGAGACCAAGCAGAAACTAAATCATATTTGCTGGTATGATAAATCGGTTAGCGGTGAGCGGTTAGCGGTTCTTGGTTACCGAGCACCGAGCACCAAGCACCAAATACCGCTTTATGTAATACCACAGGCGCTACTCAAAGATTTTAATTTTAATTCTCTATCAGTAATAATTGAAACCGCTATTAAAGAAGCGGACACAGATGGATTATGGAAAAGCGGGGCATTCTTACAGGATTTATACGGGAATACCGACGAGAATTCTACGCTCAATCCCTTACTGCCTCTCAAAAAAGGACACCTGACGCTTTTAATTGCCTCTGGTATGTTTAATAATCAGGTGCTTGAAAAGAAAGGCAAAAAAGTAATTGTCAAGGGCAGGACATATAAAATCACGGACACATCAACCGACCCCACCGACGATACTTCAACCGAAACGGACAGATTTATCACAGAAATATCAGTCCTGAATTTGAGAACTGGCGAATTAGAGTTAGTGAATAACACAGCACCGTAA
- a CDS encoding SNF2-related protein: MELKEFISDWKDVLTKKVVESFTPIYQFEQKAGSNSVLSSLKRKLLPSQEHIALAIRRYLSKNKTAFIVGEMGVGKTILSVGISALLKSSDHSPLTDNRSPITALIMCPSHLCKKWEREIKKTLDNSAVFQITSITDFETALSTVNRQLSTFFILSKETAKLSYEWKPSAIYEPNRRDGNCFCPDCGTLLIDTENEIPLRFTDLYNKKPKCHKCGGALWQSTRLLKGKGKARYSLAKYIHDKYKRFFDLLVIDEAHQYKASGSAQGQSMSLLVSSAKKVLTLTGTIFGGRSTSLFYILYRLTHSVKEKYEFRAEKEWAKRYGIIQRITKAKENEYSSDGHSSSSREYRTLVRELPGASPDIINFLLDKTAFFKLSDLGVSLPKYTEAVIESKMEKEHQQEYEKLESFLLDEIRSVLHQRKRDENEPKNPVNIGLYLQMLLTYPDQPFRNYNIINTDGLELYSAKKFNESTIYPKEQKLIELVKTELSQKRNVWIYCTHTHNRDITDRLQKILLAEGITSAILKQSVNARKREEWIAKQVSASVRVVISNPRLVETGLDLIDFPTLVFFETEYSTYTLRQSSRRSWRIGQKQPVKVFYFCYADTIQQKALSLVAKKIKSAMMVDGDVIFEGTVAEYKDEGNFFMELARDIIDASDVDDLSKIFNEVANTESQGNEFLLDHQIEIEPVMKPITEHRAPPTADIPTECLIKNEDLSKYIQQELFSF, encoded by the coding sequence ATGGAACTGAAAGAATTTATATCCGACTGGAAAGATGTTTTGACTAAAAAAGTTGTTGAAAGTTTTACGCCGATATATCAGTTTGAACAGAAAGCGGGAAGTAATTCTGTTTTATCAAGCCTCAAACGAAAACTTTTACCATCACAGGAACACATTGCACTTGCTATCAGGCGGTATCTTTCTAAAAACAAAACCGCCTTTATAGTCGGTGAGATGGGCGTAGGCAAGACGATTTTATCAGTCGGCATTTCAGCACTTCTGAAATCCAGCGACCATTCACCGCTCACCGATAACCGCTCACCGATAACCGCTCTAATAATGTGTCCGAGCCATCTCTGTAAGAAGTGGGAGCGAGAAATAAAAAAGACGCTTGATAACTCTGCGGTATTTCAAATCACAAGCATAACTGATTTTGAGACCGCCCTATCAACTGTCAACCGTCAACTATCAACTTTCTTTATTCTGTCAAAAGAAACGGCAAAACTCTCTTACGAGTGGAAGCCATCGGCTATTTATGAGCCGAACCGCCGAGATGGTAATTGCTTCTGTCCCGACTGCGGAACACTCTTAATTGATACCGAGAATGAAATTCCCTTACGCTTTACTGACCTTTACAATAAAAAACCAAAATGTCATAAATGTGGCGGGGCATTGTGGCAGTCAACACGGCTCTTAAAAGGCAAAGGCAAAGCCAGATACTCACTGGCAAAATACATTCACGATAAATACAAAAGATTTTTTGACCTGCTTGTCATAGACGAGGCGCATCAATACAAAGCGAGTGGCTCTGCACAAGGGCAGAGTATGTCACTGCTTGTCTCATCGGCAAAAAAAGTCCTTACTCTTACAGGCACGATATTCGGTGGACGCTCAACTTCGCTCTTTTACATTCTTTATCGGCTCACTCACTCTGTCAAAGAAAAATACGAATTCAGGGCAGAGAAAGAGTGGGCAAAACGCTACGGAATAATTCAGAGAATTACAAAAGCGAAAGAGAATGAGTATTCCTCCGACGGGCATTCATCATCATCAAGAGAATACAGAACGCTTGTCAGAGAATTACCCGGAGCCAGTCCTGATATTATTAACTTTTTACTGGACAAGACCGCATTTTTCAAGTTGTCGGATTTAGGCGTATCACTGCCGAAATACACGGAAGCGGTAATTGAAAGCAAAATGGAAAAAGAACACCAGCAGGAATATGAAAAGTTAGAAAGTTTTTTATTAGATGAAATCAGGTCTGTTTTGCACCAAAGAAAAAGAGATGAAAACGAGCCGAAAAACCCTGTCAACATCGGACTTTACTTACAAATGCTTTTAACTTATCCCGACCAGCCGTTCAGGAATTATAACATAATCAATACTGACGGGCTGGAACTTTACTCTGCGAAAAAGTTTAATGAAAGCACAATTTACCCGAAAGAGCAAAAACTTATTGAACTTGTTAAAACTGAACTTTCACAAAAACGGAATGTTTGGATTTACTGCACTCATACACATAACCGAGACATCACAGACCGCTTACAGAAAATACTTTTAGCGGAAGGCATAACATCGGCGATATTAAAGCAATCCGTAAATGCACGGAAGCGTGAGGAATGGATAGCAAAGCAGGTTTCTGCTAGTGTCAGGGTAGTAATAAGCAACCCCCGATTAGTTGAAACGGGGCTTGATTTAATTGACTTTCCGACGCTTGTATTTTTTGAGACGGAATACAGCACCTACACATTAAGGCAGTCAAGCAGACGCTCCTGGCGAATTGGTCAGAAGCAACCTGTTAAGGTTTTTTATTTTTGTTATGCGGACACCATCCAGCAAAAGGCACTCTCACTGGTAGCAAAGAAAATCAAATCAGCGATGATGGTTGACGGCGATGTAATTTTTGAGGGAACGGTTGCAGAATACAAAGACGAGGGCAACTTCTTTATGGAGTTAGCGAGGGATATAATTGACGCTTCCGATGTAGACGATTTAAGCAAGATATTTAATGAAGTTGCGAACACGGAATCGCAGGGCAATGAATTTTTGCTTGACCATCAGATTGAAATTGAACCCGTGATGAAACCGATAACCGAACACCGAGCACCGCCAACCGCAGATATACCGACGGAATGTTTAATAAAAAACGAGGATTTAAGCAAGTATATCCAGCAAGAACTTTTTAGTTTTTGA
- a CDS encoding PDDEXK nuclease domain-containing protein, which yields MNKGYNKTSMEKKNMIIKSGQKSDIDKKGYNVLLNDIKSILEKAKYQVYKAVDNIRVQTYWQVGERITREELKYKDRADYGERIVEKLAVDLAMERRLLFEIIQFFKVYPIVHTLRAQLSWSHYGLLIRIQEKIVREFYEGQTIQNNWSTRELERQIKSGLYERMHKEGKIIVSQPIVPALPEKIFKDTYNFDFMKLENNYSEKSVEDELIRNVEALLLEFGQDFSLAGRQRKIVIDKQIHYVDLEFYHRGIPCIVLVDIKVGKFKSEYVGQMNKYLNYYKEKRKYGWEKNPIGLIVCEYKGEEEVHFALGGLENKIFVAEYRKKLPTEKEIKTKLKEIRKIN from the coding sequence ATGAATAAAGGGTATAATAAAACCAGTATGGAAAAGAAAAATATGATTATTAAAAGTGGACAAAAGTCCGATATTGATAAAAAGGGCTACAATGTTTTACTTAACGATATAAAAAGCATTCTTGAAAAAGCGAAATATCAGGTGTACAAAGCAGTAGATAATATAAGAGTTCAAACATACTGGCAGGTTGGCGAAAGGATTACGAGAGAAGAACTCAAATATAAAGACAGAGCAGATTATGGAGAAAGAATCGTAGAAAAATTGGCTGTTGACTTAGCAATGGAACGCAGGCTGTTATTTGAAATTATACAATTTTTTAAGGTATATCCAATTGTGCACACACTGCGTGCACAATTGAGTTGGAGTCATTATGGTTTGCTAATTCGTATTCAAGAAAAGATTGTAAGAGAATTTTACGAAGGACAAACCATACAGAATAATTGGAGCACCCGAGAATTAGAGAGACAGATAAAATCTGGTCTGTATGAACGAATGCACAAAGAAGGTAAAATAATTGTAAGTCAACCAATCGTTCCAGCCCTGCCGGAAAAAATATTCAAAGACACATATAACTTTGATTTTATGAAACTTGAAAATAATTATTCCGAAAAATCAGTTGAAGATGAACTTATCAGAAATGTTGAAGCGTTATTATTGGAATTCGGGCAGGATTTTTCACTTGCAGGTAGACAACGAAAAATTGTTATTGATAAACAGATACATTATGTTGACCTTGAATTTTATCACAGGGGCATACCATGTATAGTGCTTGTGGATATAAAAGTCGGTAAATTCAAAAGTGAGTATGTTGGTCAGATGAATAAATATTTGAATTACTATAAAGAAAAGCGGAAATATGGTTGGGAAAAAAATCCGATTGGATTGATTGTATGCGAATATAAAGGCGAAGAAGAGGTTCATTTTGCTCTTGGCGGGCTTGAAAATAAAATTTTTGTTGCTGAATACAGAAAAAAACTTCCTACTGAAAAGGAAATAAAAACCAAACTTAAAGAAATAAGAAAGATCAACTAA